In Macadamia integrifolia cultivar HAES 741 chromosome 1, SCU_Mint_v3, whole genome shotgun sequence, a single window of DNA contains:
- the LOC122073359 gene encoding uncharacterized protein LOC122073359 encodes MSDTWTDLKKWSFLNVIAYSPGGALFFRSEECSHARLTGPYILDILDREIQSVGQNLVVQIISDNASNYSSALDMLIGKYRWLFKTRCAAHGVNLMLKDIYEKVFWFQEIFDEAKRIIDYLYKSIIVLQLIRSFTNKDLKYPCKTKFASNFLMLQSIVEVEEKLRLLVASADWRSLRNSKSVEADRVVYTIQRESFWNDLKEILRFMEPIIRVLRLVDGDGATSGYLYEAMERAREILEKRYEVDHRYNQILDIFDKRRDENILSTIHYAAAVFDPTYFLSERFKKIPQLKEATDFIG; translated from the coding sequence ATGTCTGATACATGGactgatttgaagaagtggTCTTTTCTTAACGTGATTGCTTATTCCCCAGGTGGTGCTCTATTTTTTAGGTCAGAGGAGTGTTCTCATGCTAGATTGACTGGTccttatatacttgatattcttgacagagagattcaaagtgttGGCCAAAATTTAGTGGTTCAGATAATTTCAGACAATGCATCCAATTATTCCAGTGCACTTGATATGCTTATTGGAAAGTATCGTTGGTTGTTTAAGACTCGATGTGCAGCCCATGGTGTTAATCTAATGTTGAAGGACATCTATGAAAAGGTTTTTTGGTTTCAAGAAATTTTTGATGAGGCAAAAAGAATTATTGACTACTTGTACAAGTCAATAATTGTCTTACAATTGATTAGGAGTTTCACAAACAAGGATCTAAAATATCCTTGCAAAACTAAATTTGCTTCAAATTTTTTAATGCTTCAGTCAATTgttgaagtggaagagaagcTTAGACTCCTAGTTGCATCAGCTGATTGGAGGAGTCTAAGAAATTCTAAATCTGTTGAAGCAGATAGAGTAGTGTACACTATTCAAAGGGAGTCATTTTGGAATGATTTaaaagagattttgagatttatggaACCAATCATTCGAGTTCTTCGTTtggttgatggtgatggggctACATCAGGATATTTGTATGAAGCAATGGAAAGAGCCAGAGAGATATTGGAAAAGCGTTATGAGGTTGACCATCGGTATAACCAAATTTTGGATATCTTTGATAAGAGAAGGGATGAAAACATTTTAAGTACAATTCATTATGCAGCTGCTGTTTTCGACCCTACTTATTTTTTGAGTGAAAGATTCAAAAAGATTCCTCAATTGAAAGAAGCAACAGATTTCATTGGTTAG
- the LOC122084598 gene encoding inositol-tetrakisphosphate 1-kinase 1-like, with protein sequence MSGFVVGYALAPKKQQSFIQLSLVDLAKDRGINLIRIETDKPLLDQGPFDCVLHKLSGDAWKQQLEDYSIKNPNVFIIDRPEAIERLHNRISMLQVVSDLEIPQEKETFGIPKQIVIYNSGALLDPASLEGLRFPVIAKPLVADGSAKSHKMSLVFNRDGLSKLKPPIVLQEFVNHGGVIFKVYVVDDYVKCVKRKSLPDVSEDKLGSLEGTMSFSQVSNLTTQERNDDNYYETMHLDDTEMPPLSFITGIARGLRQAMGLHLFNFDVIRDSRYGNHYLVIDINYFPGYAKMPSYETVLTDFFYELHRQKQKQLGGLDEEENPGANPLLGCNKKERKLVSNTCNDGDDGTILVPPLSRDEKENTVQVLRDFKL encoded by the coding sequence ATGTCGGGGTTCGTAGTAGGTTACGCTTTAGCGCCAAAGAAACAACAGAGTTTCATTCAGTTGTCTTTGGTGGATCTTGCTAAGGACCGTGGTATTAATCTCATACGTATCGAGACGGATAAGCCACTTTTAGATCAGGGTCCTTTTGACTGTGTACTACATAAATTGTCTGGTGATGCATGGAAGCAGCAGTTGGAGGATTACTCGATTAAAAACCCTAATGTCTTTATAATTGATCGTCCAGAGGCCATCGAAAGGCTTCATAATCGAATTTCTATGCTCCAGGTGGTTTCCGATTTGGAAATCCCTCAGGAGAAAGAGACGTTCGGGATACCTAAGCAGATTGTGATATACAATTCAGGGGCATTGTTGGATCCGGCCTCACTGGAGGGCCTGAGGTTTCCGGTGATTGCGAAGCCGCTCGTGGCTGATGGTAGTGCTAAGTCGCACAAGATGTCACTCGTGTTCAACCGTGATGGGTTGAGCAAATTGAAGCCACCGATCGTTCTGCAAGAATTTGTGAACCATGGGGGTGTCATCTTTAAGGTCTATGTTGTTGATGATTACGTGAAATGCGTGAAGAGAAAGTCATTGCCAGATGTCTCGGAGGACAAATTGGGGAGTTTGGAGGGAACAATGTCGTTCTCGCAGGTATCCAACTTGACGACTCAGGAGAGGAATGACGATAACTATTATGAGACCATGCATTTGGATGATACGGAGATGCCACCACTGAGCTTCATTACTGGTATTGCCAGAGGGTTGAGACAGGCTATGGGTTTGCATCTTTTCAATTTCGATGTCATTAGGGATTCAAGATATGGGAATCATTACCTTGTGATCGACATTAATTACTTCCCTGGATATGCCAAGATGCCCTCGTATGAGACCGTTTTGACGGATTTCTTCTACGAGTTGCATCGCCAGAAGCAGAAACAATTAGGAGGCTTGGATGAGGAAGAGAACCCCGGGGCAAATCCTCTGCTTGGTTgcaacaagaaagaaagaaagcttgTAAGCAATACTTGCAACGATGGTGATGATGGGACAATCCTTGTTCCTCCTTTAAGTAGGGATGAAAAGGAGAACACTGTCCAAGTCTTGAGGGACTTCAAACTCTGA